One region of Acidobacteriota bacterium genomic DNA includes:
- a CDS encoding NarK/NasA family nitrate transporter has product MSAWLEKWTPEDADFWETTGSKIAWRTLIVTTTTLTLSFATWFMMSAIVVKLPGIGFKFSTSQLFWLAAMPGLAGGTLRMIHTFLLPIFGTRKIITIATFLKLIPCIGLGLAIMNPETPFWLFMVLAFSAGFGGGDFSSYMPSTSVFFPKRLQGTALGIQAGIGNFGVSLAQFATPMIITFAMIGGSQTIQTIDPNTKAVTGSNSIWLQNAAFWYVPLLIIMGILAWLLLRSVPIKASFTEQLDIFKDKHTWFCTVTYLMTFGGFSGLAAAFPLLIKILYGGFPNPPDPLKYAFWGPLIGSASRVLFGFVADKVGGAILTTICGLALITGTITMIALGLFAPTSVDQFGLFVTLMLTLFFFTGMGNAATFRQFPIIFGHNPRQAAGVIGWTAAVAAYGPFLFSMLISTVLSATGTVDLFFIGLTVFFVVATFINWWFYNRKNCERPS; this is encoded by the coding sequence ATGTCAGCCTGGTTAGAAAAATGGACCCCCGAAGATGCTGATTTTTGGGAAACAACCGGAAGCAAGATCGCCTGGCGTACACTGATCGTCACAACGACAACGCTAACGCTTTCATTCGCGACGTGGTTTATGATGAGTGCGATCGTCGTCAAACTGCCCGGGATCGGCTTTAAATTTTCCACCTCACAGCTCTTCTGGCTTGCAGCGATGCCGGGTCTTGCCGGCGGAACGCTCCGAATGATCCATACGTTTTTACTGCCTATCTTCGGTACGCGAAAGATCATAACCATCGCCACATTTCTCAAACTGATCCCATGCATCGGACTAGGTTTGGCAATAATGAATCCGGAGACTCCGTTCTGGTTATTTATGGTTTTGGCATTTTCTGCCGGGTTTGGAGGCGGCGACTTTTCGTCCTACATGCCCAGCACGAGCGTGTTCTTTCCAAAGCGATTGCAGGGTACGGCATTGGGCATTCAGGCTGGAATTGGCAACTTCGGCGTAAGTCTCGCTCAATTCGCGACACCCATGATCATCACTTTTGCGATGATCGGTGGTTCGCAGACGATCCAAACGATCGATCCAAATACGAAGGCAGTCACGGGATCAAATTCGATATGGCTGCAGAATGCAGCATTCTGGTACGTTCCCCTACTGATCATCATGGGCATCTTGGCCTGGCTGTTGTTGCGGAGCGTGCCCATTAAGGCGTCGTTCACCGAACAGCTAGATATCTTCAAAGACAAACACACCTGGTTTTGCACAGTCACTTACCTCATGACCTTCGGAGGTTTCTCCGGTCTCGCCGCAGCGTTCCCCTTGCTCATCAAAATTCTATATGGAGGCTTTCCTAACCCGCCGGATCCGCTCAAGTATGCATTTTGGGGACCTCTAATTGGATCTGCCAGTCGCGTCCTATTTGGGTTTGTAGCGGACAAGGTCGGCGGAGCGATCTTGACGACGATCTGTGGACTCGCACTAATTACAGGGACGATCACAATGATCGCGTTGGGTCTATTTGCACCGACATCGGTTGATCAGTTCGGACTATTTGTGACGCTTATGCTGACCCTCTTTTTCTTTACGGGAATGGGCAATGCCGCAACATTTCGCCAATTTCCGATCATTTTCGGACACAATCCACGACAGGCTGCGGGCGTTATAGGTTGGACGGCAGCCGTCGCTGCTTACGGCCCATTCCTGTTCTCGATGTTGATCAGCACAGTACTTTCGGCGACCGGAACCGTCGATCTATTCTTTATAGGCCTAACTGTATTTTTTGTAGTTGCCACCTTTATTAATTGGTGGTTTTACAACCGAAAAAACTGCGAGAGGCCGAGCTAA
- a CDS encoding molybdenum cofactor guanylyltransferase encodes MRLIDGFVLAGGQSRRMGQNKTALLLGGKTLIDRAADALFPVANTVYAVGNLTHQITSLPIIQDHPITGDTRGAIVGLYTALVNAKTEWVAVLACDLPFVTGELMTRMVDIMRHGAELQMNDVDAVFAEQPDGRIQPLCGLYRRDRCLPEIEKMLSDGEWRLQQLGVRLKTRVIGFSEIKDIQGAEFLFFNMNTPEEYRLAVEIEKRCDSSPF; translated from the coding sequence ATGAGATTGATCGATGGATTTGTTTTGGCAGGCGGACAAAGCCGGCGGATGGGGCAAAACAAGACGGCACTGTTGCTCGGCGGCAAGACGCTTATCGATCGTGCGGCCGATGCATTGTTTCCCGTTGCAAACACAGTTTACGCGGTCGGTAATTTAACCCACCAAATTACTTCGCTTCCGATAATTCAAGATCATCCCATTACGGGAGATACCCGCGGAGCGATCGTGGGGTTATATACAGCGCTTGTGAACGCTAAGACCGAGTGGGTAGCCGTACTCGCGTGCGACCTGCCATTTGTCACTGGCGAATTGATGACTCGGATGGTAGACATTATGCGGCACGGCGCGGAGTTGCAAATGAACGATGTCGATGCCGTCTTCGCCGAACAGCCAGATGGACGCATTCAGCCACTTTGTGGGCTGTATCGTCGAGATAGGTGCCTGCCCGAGATTGAGAAAATGTTGTCAGATGGTGAATGGCGATTGCAGCAATTGGGGGTGCGACTCAAGACACGGGTAATTGGGTTTTCCGAGATCAAGGATATTCAAGGCGCCGAATTCTTGTTCTTTAACATGAACACACCCGAGGAATATCGATTAGCAGTCGAAATTGAAAAGAGATGCGACTCCAGTCCGTTTTAA
- a CDS encoding VOC family protein: MKVHFILYVSDQKHSAAFYSTVLGKDPILDVPGMTEFSIGEQTILGLMPSEGIIRLLGRIGDPSSMPDVLRGEIYLVVDDPAAFHERSLLAGAQELSPLAPRDWGELVAYSLDADGYILAFASPTKPEM, from the coding sequence ATGAAGGTGCATTTCATCTTATACGTATCCGACCAGAAGCATAGTGCAGCATTCTATTCGACGGTTCTTGGGAAAGATCCTATTCTTGATGTGCCTGGAATGACGGAGTTTTCGATTGGAGAACAAACGATTCTCGGCCTTATGCCGTCGGAAGGGATTATACGGCTGTTAGGTCGCATCGGCGATCCGTCTTCAATGCCCGACGTTCTGCGTGGCGAGATCTATTTAGTGGTGGATGATCCGGCCGCATTTCACGAGCGCTCTCTCCTTGCCGGAGCCCAGGAACTCAGCCCGCTGGCACCTAGAGACTGGGGTGAGTTGGTTGCATACAGTCTTGATGCTGACGGATACATTTTAGCGTTCGCGTCGCCCACGAAACCGGAGATGTGA
- a CDS encoding methyltransferase domain-containing protein — MEKQDKELTPLYGRLLIELTKPFPNFDFSFIKPVRRKAVELLNLKEGDRVLDVGCGPGGSFPFLVDAVGPSGQVVGVDISPKHSELARRRIAANHWDNVEVIVAAAQDANLTGEFDGLVMFAAPDVYALEGALENILLHLKVGARVVAFGAKASSARSGNLLNPILKTLHNLSFKTTPRPNAEPWQILSKYVDGIEIREFFFGLMFLVSGAFVKKR; from the coding sequence ATGGAAAAACAAGACAAAGAACTAACGCCGCTTTATGGCCGCTTGCTGATTGAGTTGACGAAACCATTCCCGAACTTCGATTTCTCGTTCATTAAGCCTGTCCGTCGAAAGGCTGTCGAACTCCTGAATCTCAAAGAAGGGGACCGTGTTTTGGATGTTGGTTGCGGTCCGGGAGGCAGTTTTCCATTTCTTGTTGACGCGGTTGGGCCCTCCGGCCAAGTCGTCGGTGTCGATATCAGCCCCAAGCACAGCGAACTCGCACGGAGGCGTATTGCGGCAAACCACTGGGATAATGTAGAAGTGATCGTCGCTGCGGCGCAAGACGCAAATTTGACGGGTGAATTCGATGGTCTTGTTATGTTTGCGGCTCCTGATGTCTATGCATTAGAAGGGGCGTTGGAAAATATTTTGCTACACTTGAAGGTTGGCGCGCGGGTCGTAGCTTTCGGAGCTAAAGCTTCGAGTGCTCGCTCAGGAAACCTCCTCAATCCGATATTGAAGACGCTTCACAACCTCTCATTCAAAACAACGCCGAGACCGAACGCTGAGCCGTGGCAGATCTTGTCGAAGTATGTTGACGGGATTGAAATTAGAGAATTTTTCTTCGGTTTGATGTTTCTCGTTTCTGGAGCTTTCGTCAAGAAAAGGTAA
- a CDS encoding sigma-70 family RNA polymerase sigma factor, which translates to MELLEKFTHGDLDAFEILFRQFQKEVYGWIVRIVRDPRVAEELTMETFWRLYRSHARFDPTRSFGAWARRIATNLALDHLKHVRPEVQFQENRSLETPPDAAIQRDTRERIQQAFSQLPPKLRVAATLALIEERPYEEIAEALSIPVGTVKSRLFRATRLLREHLKQLGIES; encoded by the coding sequence ATGGAATTGCTAGAGAAGTTCACACATGGCGATCTCGATGCTTTTGAAATACTATTCCGGCAGTTCCAGAAAGAAGTATATGGCTGGATCGTCCGAATAGTTCGAGATCCGAGAGTTGCAGAGGAGCTCACAATGGAAACATTCTGGCGTCTTTATCGCTCTCACGCTAGATTCGATCCAACGCGAAGTTTCGGGGCTTGGGCGCGACGTATTGCAACAAATCTTGCTCTTGACCATTTGAAACATGTTCGACCGGAGGTTCAATTTCAGGAAAATCGGTCACTTGAAACGCCGCCCGATGCTGCGATTCAACGGGATACGCGGGAACGGATTCAACAAGCATTCAGCCAATTGCCACCGAAACTTCGAGTGGCTGCAACGTTGGCACTGATTGAAGAAAGACCGTATGAAGAGATTGCGGAGGCGCTGAGTATTCCTGTTGGAACGGTTAAGTCGCGTCTATTCCGGGCCACACGCCTTTTGCGCGAACACTTAAAACAACTAGGTATAGAATCATGA
- a CDS encoding site-specific integrase, whose amino-acid sequence MSVYKRYNGKRVSSSHPDYSKARWWIYKRLKGKVIHQSIPEAKTKQEAELAERQIIKASFDHSYNVTDTTTTLASFIDEKYRPYVQQNNVNKGAKELYIRLLLGHFKKQTLSSISPQDCRNCRTKLQTRQNKRKKESALSSASINRIMSTLSKIFSLACEEGILERNPMQYVKALPEPPPRRRLLNPKQKEALWTELEKDTLLYRLIVLAVNLPLRRGQLVAITEDVIDFENEHVFVIGSKGRPPRLVPLNATATKILKAMIDEKQLPFPVKDFRKRWQTALRNAGINKKGGTREENYHFHDLRSYFASELIRRNTNPLIVQNLFAHSDMSITTVYAQTDDKLLLEAVKRLDTAD is encoded by the coding sequence ATGTCTGTCTACAAAAGATACAACGGTAAGCGAGTCTCATCCTCCCATCCCGACTATTCGAAAGCCCGATGGTGGATCTATAAGCGGCTGAAAGGGAAGGTCATTCATCAGAGTATTCCCGAAGCGAAGACCAAACAGGAAGCTGAGCTGGCTGAGAGGCAGATCATTAAAGCGTCCTTTGATCATAGCTATAACGTTACCGATACCACCACGACTCTTGCCTCGTTCATCGACGAGAAATATCGGCCCTATGTCCAGCAGAACAACGTCAACAAAGGAGCTAAGGAACTTTATATAAGGCTTCTACTTGGTCACTTCAAGAAGCAAACTTTGTCCAGCATCAGTCCTCAGGACTGTCGAAACTGCCGGACCAAACTTCAGACTCGCCAAAACAAACGGAAGAAAGAAAGTGCACTCTCATCGGCGTCGATCAACCGGATCATGTCCACGTTGTCGAAGATCTTCAGCTTAGCGTGTGAAGAGGGAATTCTGGAACGCAACCCGATGCAATACGTGAAGGCTCTACCGGAACCGCCCCCTCGAAGACGGTTGCTAAATCCGAAACAAAAGGAAGCGCTTTGGACGGAGTTGGAGAAGGATACACTGCTTTATCGACTGATAGTCCTCGCAGTGAATCTTCCATTACGTCGCGGACAACTTGTCGCGATCACGGAAGATGTTATCGATTTTGAAAACGAACATGTATTCGTCATTGGATCGAAAGGAAGACCGCCGCGTTTAGTTCCGCTTAATGCAACTGCGACTAAGATATTGAAAGCGATGATCGATGAAAAACAGTTGCCGTTCCCGGTAAAAGACTTCCGTAAACGATGGCAAACTGCACTCCGTAACGCTGGGATAAACAAAAAAGGCGGAACGAGAGAAGAGAACTATCACTTCCACGATCTTCGCAGCTATTTCGCCAGCGAGCTAATCCGGCGAAATACGAACCCGCTTATAGTGCAGAATCTGTTTGCGCACTCTGACATGAGCATCACAACGGTCTACGCTCAAACTGATGACAAACTCTTGCTGGAAGCGGTAAAAAGGCTCGATACCGCAGACTAA
- a CDS encoding PD40 domain-containing protein, with protein sequence MAQKIAVDKGKDSLSGKDLYERLKTVDGGKQLAGILNMTAALADIKFANGKSAINYVTGITGYKKGERIYANADAELNTQMEGISSKKAAADKRFIGPGGQDVEHKNDSTGVIYDVTFRENYDRGQIQMSFATSEKFGALDMDADERGKGCKGCSGTAHAWNAINGADPVNIYKALTGRRVEEQFNRVMRLKISRKVKIVTIFMLITFAGSSKGLAQSQDAKLKHGNGDIISLWFTDGGSHLLSASWDGTIAKWNLTTGGRSGFLDLDEKKSEHKETISHVRQMAVSSAGDLISISYSQTSVVNKVLQSDKVNRIALIDPVNLRVKTILSNDDSEFVFSPDGKTLVTVGPEKMARIWSTNDGKEIKRFSVKKIGKPLFGSEGKLVVAAAVGWDNAGPMIAVYDLISGKIVQEIPERLGQITGIAVSANGRSLAVGGYNGGIRSLRIWDLSQRTPKNNPLNLLLPESQLTYNMVFSADGGLLASSGVSTCCEMVAVWAMSGNQTRKNIKALGDVKSLAFSPDGKHIAYGTSKGEIVVLKL encoded by the coding sequence ATGGCTCAAAAAATTGCGGTCGATAAGGGGAAAGACTCTCTATCGGGAAAGGATCTTTACGAACGTTTAAAGACTGTCGATGGTGGAAAGCAGTTGGCTGGGATACTCAACATGACGGCTGCTCTGGCTGATATCAAGTTTGCGAATGGAAAGAGCGCTATCAACTACGTCACGGGCATTACTGGTTACAAAAAAGGAGAACGAATATATGCGAATGCAGATGCCGAACTTAACACACAGATGGAAGGTATTAGCAGCAAAAAAGCGGCGGCAGACAAACGCTTCATCGGCCCCGGAGGTCAGGACGTTGAACACAAGAATGACTCTACGGGAGTGATCTACGATGTTACATTTCGCGAAAACTATGATCGCGGACAGATACAGATGTCATTCGCGACGAGTGAGAAATTCGGAGCCCTGGATATGGACGCCGACGAAAGAGGGAAAGGTTGTAAGGGGTGTAGCGGTACCGCACATGCTTGGAACGCAATCAACGGAGCGGATCCGGTCAATATCTATAAAGCTTTGACGGGGCGCCGAGTGGAAGAACAATTCAACCGAGTTATGAGATTAAAGATAAGTAGAAAAGTAAAAATCGTAACCATTTTTATGTTAATCACGTTCGCCGGGTCATCGAAGGGACTAGCGCAGTCCCAGGATGCGAAACTGAAACACGGCAACGGTGACATTATTTCGTTGTGGTTTACAGACGGCGGAAGTCATTTGTTGTCTGCAAGTTGGGATGGCACTATTGCGAAATGGAACCTGACTACGGGGGGTCGCAGTGGGTTTCTCGATCTTGACGAAAAAAAAAGTGAGCATAAGGAGACAATTTCCCACGTTCGCCAAATGGCGGTGTCGTCTGCGGGAGATTTGATATCTATCTCATACAGCCAAACGAGTGTAGTTAACAAAGTTTTACAGAGCGATAAAGTAAACCGAATAGCCTTAATTGACCCGGTAAACCTAAGAGTTAAGACTATCCTCTCAAATGACGATTCCGAATTTGTATTTTCTCCTGACGGCAAGACTCTTGTCACAGTTGGACCAGAAAAAATGGCTCGTATCTGGAGCACCAATGATGGTAAAGAGATTAAACGGTTTTCAGTCAAAAAAATCGGGAAGCCTCTGTTTGGATCAGAAGGCAAATTAGTCGTTGCTGCCGCAGTCGGATGGGACAATGCTGGTCCTATGATCGCGGTTTACGACCTGATTTCAGGTAAGATCGTACAGGAGATTCCGGAACGGCTAGGACAAATCACGGGAATAGCGGTATCGGCAAATGGCAGATCGCTCGCGGTAGGTGGTTACAACGGCGGAATTCGTAGTTTAAGAATCTGGGATTTGAGCCAAAGAACTCCTAAAAATAATCCCTTAAATCTGTTGCTACCTGAATCTCAGCTTACTTATAACATGGTATTTTCAGCTGATGGCGGATTGCTTGCGTCCTCTGGTGTGTCTACGTGTTGTGAAATGGTGGCTGTTTGGGCTATGTCGGGGAACCAAACTCGAAAGAATATTAAAGCCTTAGGAGATGTGAAATCACTCGCTTTTTCTCCGGATGGTAAGCATATTGCCTATGGAACTAGCAAAGGAGAGATCGTAGTTCTGAAGTTGTAA
- a CDS encoding RHS repeat-associated core domain-containing protein: MAYAYDGEGKRVRKYVGENTRFVYGIGGELLAEYNGSTNAITKEYLYGASGLTAVIDPTNGTEYLTPDHLGSPRVVTNSSATVTQRRDFMPFGEEVTSGAGRSSGSGWSSVSAPRQKFTGYERDSESGLDFAQARYFGCTLGRFSSLDPLQASAVADVPQSWNRYTYALNNPIRAIDPTGMKTEYVWKDFDKLSDEEKRVFNGSKNCGR, translated from the coding sequence TTGGCTTACGCCTACGACGGCGAAGGCAAGCGCGTAAGAAAATACGTCGGCGAAAACACACGCTTCGTCTATGGCATCGGCGGCGAACTTCTCGCCGAATACAACGGCTCTACGAATGCGATCACAAAAGAATATCTCTACGGAGCCAGCGGCCTAACCGCCGTCATCGACCCAACAAACGGCACCGAGTACCTTACGCCCGATCATCTCGGTAGCCCAAGAGTCGTCACGAACTCTTCCGCAACAGTAACGCAACGCCGAGACTTTATGCCATTCGGCGAAGAAGTCACGTCTGGTGCGGGGCGTTCAAGCGGCAGTGGTTGGTCCTCTGTATCAGCCCCGAGGCAGAAGTTTACAGGTTATGAGAGGGACAGCGAAAGTGGGCTAGATTTTGCCCAGGCTCGATACTTCGGCTGTACTTTAGGGCGATTTTCATCTCTAGATCCGTTACAAGCGAGTGCAGTCGCCGATGTCCCACAAAGTTGGAACAGATATACATATGCCTTGAACAATCCAATAAGAGCGATCGATCCAACCGGCATGAAAACTGAGTACGTCTGGAAAGACTTTGACAAGCTTTCAGACGAAGAAAAGAGAGTTTTCAATGGCTCAAAAAATTGCGGTCGATAA
- a CDS encoding RHS repeat protein: MGARAEIRRGGGATVTCVSHVLPDRPVYIKTLSRINVTLADGTEYEFRDSRVGGEPKNTTRNMYQCPTTAAQNRGQIFVTTDGSAATFVSGADIVDEAYADADDFVPEASGIMYLKDGSRWTFVGGSLTEIRDRNGNKVTFSGSSGTLTVTDSLNRVVSIALGYTDGTYGLCDKITYKGFGGASRTILVTKTNLTNVLKSGQTLKTYAQLFPSLNGSTSTYFNPEVKSGVILPNGKSYQFKYTSYGELARIDLPTGGAIEYDWDVGEYGNTNGGVVATATYMDYAVYRRILERRTYVDGSTLENKLIIERPTDFNSNTESSVVTETRDASNNLLAKQKSSYFGSALYSFSQTSDANSYTKWREAKEYKTEAYATNGSTVLRTVDYTWEQRTASSPFSWWSGTADDAPGYDPRLIETVTTLDDGQKSKTSAINPNDSSRGFDQFNNQTDVFEYDYGSGAVGSFVRRTHTDYATTVNGTDYINVAPTPTPTATPAQGTIHIRNLPTQTWVSSDSAGSTIKSRTKFEYDQYSTSYNEGLTSRSSISGHDSGYTTSYLTRGNATAIKRYENAAGETGEVKSFQRYDIAGNVVKIRDPRGCETSAAYGDSYGAPNGNATTNTSPSELSGVSQTSYAFATSVTNCLSQTVSSQFDFYTGMPVDGQDVNGVVTSGYSTSESLDRPTQIIRAVGQSEQSQTTFAYDDTNKKVTTTSDLASYNDNALKTESFYDGLGRTTETRRYEGSSTYIKTTQTYDAVGRIKRSYNPFRTTSDTTYGYAENTYDALGRVTAVATSDGSSVGTSYSGNTVTVTDQASKQRKSVTDALGRLKTVYEPDSGGTLNVNTDYTYDVLNNLLTVSQGSQTRTFSYDNLSRLTQAVNPESGTVSYGYDPNGNLTSKVDPRTTSGSNWTTSYAYDDLNRITSRTYSNDGGVTAPVYFYYDSQSLPSGAPSYTRGSSIGRLVAVTYGSSSSNGTYRAYDKLGRVTEQWQRTDTTNYEIDAAYDLANGMTSQTYPGDGTARRSVSYSFDAAGRMSSLSTSAVTYNVGSFAAASVSSVSYAAQGGIASQTLGNGLVHAIGYNTRLQPTSIQLGSSGATMSLSYTYGTSSTNNGNITSIAYSGAERVLRRTLPMTISIASQPHRSKAAPAGLRRTVTTAMETEPLRRELEAEQPRRSAVQQTGSRPAATATTRRAT; this comes from the coding sequence ATGGGAGCCAGAGCCGAAATTCGACGAGGTGGCGGAGCGACGGTGACCTGCGTCAGCCACGTCTTGCCTGACCGTCCTGTCTATATAAAGACCTTGTCCAGAATAAACGTAACGCTCGCTGATGGGACTGAATATGAGTTTCGTGATTCACGCGTCGGAGGAGAGCCAAAGAATACGACCCGTAACATGTACCAGTGTCCAACGACAGCAGCTCAGAACCGTGGGCAGATCTTTGTGACGACGGACGGCTCGGCGGCGACTTTTGTTTCGGGGGCGGACATCGTTGACGAGGCATATGCCGACGCAGATGATTTCGTTCCAGAGGCTTCCGGAATTATGTACCTAAAGGACGGATCCAGGTGGACTTTTGTCGGCGGAAGCTTGACCGAGATCCGGGATCGAAACGGAAACAAAGTCACGTTCTCGGGGTCCAGCGGAACGCTCACGGTTACGGACTCTCTTAATCGTGTCGTCAGTATAGCTCTCGGCTATACTGACGGAACCTACGGCCTCTGCGACAAAATAACCTATAAAGGCTTCGGCGGAGCGTCGCGAACCATACTTGTTACGAAAACCAACCTGACGAACGTATTAAAGTCTGGCCAAACTCTGAAAACCTACGCGCAGCTTTTTCCGAGTCTTAACGGTTCGACGTCGACCTACTTCAATCCAGAGGTTAAGAGTGGTGTCATACTTCCCAATGGAAAGAGTTATCAATTCAAATACACAAGTTACGGCGAACTCGCGCGGATCGATCTGCCAACGGGCGGGGCTATAGAATACGACTGGGATGTCGGTGAATACGGAAATACAAACGGCGGCGTGGTCGCAACGGCGACGTACATGGACTACGCAGTCTATCGACGCATTCTTGAGCGAAGAACATACGTTGATGGCTCTACTCTTGAGAACAAGCTGATCATTGAACGACCTACAGATTTCAACAGTAATACTGAAAGTTCTGTCGTCACCGAAACTCGCGATGCAAGCAACAATCTGCTTGCCAAACAAAAATCATCGTATTTCGGAAGTGCTCTTTATTCATTCAGTCAGACCTCGGATGCGAACAGCTACACTAAATGGCGTGAGGCGAAAGAGTATAAGACAGAGGCATATGCGACTAACGGATCGACCGTTCTTCGTACAGTGGATTATACCTGGGAGCAGCGTACCGCTTCATCGCCCTTCAGCTGGTGGTCTGGTACGGCTGACGACGCACCGGGTTACGACCCCAGACTCATTGAGACCGTAACAACTCTCGACGACGGCCAAAAGTCGAAAACCTCTGCTATCAACCCAAACGACAGTTCACGAGGATTCGATCAATTCAACAATCAGACCGATGTATTCGAGTACGACTATGGGTCGGGAGCAGTCGGATCGTTTGTTCGTCGAACTCACACCGATTACGCAACGACCGTAAACGGTACGGATTACATTAACGTGGCTCCGACCCCAACCCCGACCGCAACACCGGCTCAGGGAACGATCCACATTCGCAATCTGCCGACTCAGACGTGGGTTTCCAGTGACTCGGCCGGTTCAACGATAAAGTCGAGGACAAAGTTTGAATACGATCAGTATTCGACCAGCTACAACGAGGGACTCACCAGTAGATCGTCGATCAGTGGCCATGATTCAGGCTACACTACCAGCTACCTGACGCGAGGCAACGCTACTGCGATCAAGCGTTATGAAAACGCCGCAGGCGAGACCGGCGAGGTCAAAAGCTTCCAACGATACGACATCGCTGGGAACGTCGTGAAAATTCGCGATCCGCGTGGATGTGAGACCTCGGCAGCTTATGGCGATAGCTACGGTGCGCCAAATGGAAACGCCACAACTAACACATCTCCGTCCGAGCTATCGGGCGTTTCACAGACGAGCTACGCCTTTGCGACGAGCGTTACTAACTGTTTGAGCCAAACGGTCTCCTCTCAATTCGATTTCTACACCGGGATGCCGGTCGATGGGCAGGACGTCAATGGCGTAGTGACGAGCGGGTACTCGACGAGTGAATCGCTCGACCGTCCGACGCAGATCATTCGGGCGGTGGGGCAGTCAGAGCAGAGTCAAACCACTTTCGCTTATGACGACACGAACAAGAAAGTAACCACGACCAGCGATCTGGCGAGTTACAATGACAATGCTTTGAAAACGGAGAGTTTCTACGACGGCCTTGGCCGAACGACCGAGACTCGGCGATATGAGGGCAGTTCGACTTATATAAAAACTACGCAAACCTATGATGCTGTTGGGCGCATCAAACGGTCATACAATCCGTTTCGCACTACGTCGGACACGACATACGGCTACGCGGAGAACACTTACGACGCACTGGGGCGCGTAACGGCCGTCGCAACATCCGACGGATCGTCCGTTGGAACTTCATACAGCGGAAACACAGTAACCGTGACAGATCAGGCCAGCAAACAAAGAAAATCCGTAACCGATGCTCTTGGGCGCTTGAAAACTGTCTACGAACCGGATTCGGGCGGCACGTTGAATGTGAATACGGATTACACCTACGACGTGTTAAATAATCTGCTTACGGTTTCGCAAGGCTCCCAGACGCGAACGTTCAGTTATGACAATCTGAGCCGACTTACACAGGCGGTGAATCCAGAATCGGGTACGGTCAGCTATGGCTACGACCCAAATGGAAATCTGACCAGCAAAGTTGATCCGCGAACAACCAGCGGCAGTAACTGGACGACTTCCTACGCTTACGATGACTTAAATCGAATTACCTCTCGCACCTATTCGAACGATGGCGGAGTTACGGCCCCCGTTTATTTCTACTACGACAGCCAAAGCCTGCCGTCTGGAGCACCGAGTTACACAAGAGGCTCGTCCATCGGAAGACTAGTTGCGGTGACTTATGGATCGAGCAGTTCGAACGGAACGTACCGAGCCTACGATAAACTGGGACGCGTAACCGAGCAGTGGCAGCGAACTGACACAACGAACTACGAGATAGACGCCGCGTACGATTTGGCTAACGGTATGACGAGCCAAACCTATCCGGGTGATGGAACCGCCCGGCGTTCGGTCAGCTATTCATTCGACGCGGCTGGCAGAATGTCATCCCTGAGCACCAGTGCTGTAACGTACAACGTAGGAAGCTTTGCGGCTGCCAGTGTTTCGAGCGTTTCGTATGCAGCTCAGGGCGGAATTGCGAGCCAGACCTTGGGTAATGGGCTGGTTCATGCAATTGGATACAACACAAGACTTCAGCCGACAAGTATTCAACTTGGATCGTCGGGAGCTACGATGTCGCTTAGCTATACTTACGGCACCAGCTCAACGAATAATGGAAATATCACGAGCATCGCTTACAGCGGGGCGGAACGAGTTTTACGCAGGACTTTACCTATGACAATCTCAATCGCCTCGCAACCGCACAGGAGCAAAGCGGCTCCAGCTGGACTCAGACGAACGGTTACGACCGCTATGGAAACCGAACCATTACGGCGGGAGTTGGAAGCGGAACAGCCCCGACGTTCAGCAGTACAACAAACCGGATCACGACCAGCGGCTACAGCTACGACGCGGCGGGCAACCTAA